The genomic interval TCATTCAAAGGAAATCACCTGTTTTGGATCAATAAAAGCTCCATTTTCTTTGATTGCTAAATAAAACGTTCCTTTTGAACCGTCTTCACTTCCTGTAACCTGTCCGATTTGTTGCCCTTTTTTAATCGGCTCATATAAGCCCACATCAAACGATTCTAATTGTCCATACCATGACTCACTTTTATTTTCATGTTGAACAATAATCGTTTTCCCAATCCCTTCCTTCACCCCAGCAAATGTCACAAACCCTTCATTGATTGCCGATACCATCGAGCCCTTCGTTGTTTCAACGATAATACCTTCTCCATTTGTCTCAAAAGTTTGTGTAATTTTAGCCGTGGCAGGCAGTGCATACGACTCATTAACCGTTTCTGTTTCATTCTCTTTCTCCTGTGGCAAAAAAGCAATTGGCTTCCCAAAAGTCGATTCATACCAGCTAGAAATCGAGGCAAATTGAAAATCTTGTTCCATCGTCTTAGAAACGTAATCTCTTGCTGTATCCAATTGCTGTGACGGATGCTTAAAGATAACCGCTATAATTAAAAACAAACAAACAGCCGCTAACATTTTAAAGAGAAAATATTCTTTTTTAAACAGTGGATGATCCGGACTACTCTCATAGGCTGTATATGTGTACAAATCTTCATCATGGTTATCCACATGCCTCCAAGCACCTTCCGTCTTTCGTTCACTGATTTTCCGTCGCTTTTCAATTCGATCACGGATATTTTTTCTGCGATTATCCATTCCGCCATCTCCCCCTTGCAAATCCCAAGCTTCTTTAACAAACTTATGATGAACTTGTCCGGAGTATACCTGTAAACCAATGATGAAAACATAGCTGCCTAAAGAATCCTTTTGCATCTGCCCACCTTTTCACATAGCCTTTAGGACAACGCTTTATTCAGCCTCCAAAGCAGCTTACGGGCCTAGAAGTGAAGCCGCCCTTTGACCTTTCATCGTCTGGGTAGAACGCGACCTTAATGGGCTAAGCACTTAGCCACCATTCAATGATTCAATGATTCAATGATTCTATAATAGAAAAAAGCGTGATTCAAAAGGTCCTGCACTCGACCTTTTAATCACGCTTTCTTCATGAACACGATAGAAAATCCGGCATAAAGTCATGCCTCATTATTCACTTACCATGCGAAAGGAGGCTCTCAAAACAGCCTCTTATATGTATATAGAGTACATACAAACTATACACGCGCACCGAAAAATTTCTTCACTTTTGCAATAAAGCCTTTTCGTTCTTCACCAATCGGTGTCAATGGAATAGACTCGCCTAAAATACGGCGAGCTATGTTTCGATAAGCAATTGACACTCGATTATTAGGGTCATAAGCAATTGGCTCTTTTCTATTGGCCGCAACAATGACTTGATCATCATCAGGAATAATACCTAGTAAATCGACTTTCAAAAAATCGGTCACACCGTTAATATCCATTTCCTCATCCTCATTAAGCAAATGACCACGGATACGATTAATAATTAATTTAGGAGCCTCAATATGCTCTTCTTTTTCTAACAACCCGATAATACGGTCCGCGTCATACACCGCCGGTCTTTCCGGGGTTGTCACAATAATCGCCTTATCTGCTCCCGCAATCGCATTGCGAAACCCTTGTTCAATACCCGCTGGACAATCGATGATAATATAATCATAATCTGGCTTTAAATCGTTAATAAGCTTACACATTTGTTCTTCATTAACGGCTGATTTGTCACGCGTTTGCGGTGCAGGAAGCAAATATAATAAATCTTCAAAGTGTTTATCTTTAATAAGCGCTTGATGAATCTTACAACGCTCTTCTACAACATCTACTAAATCGTAAATAATACGATTGTCTAGTCCCAGAATAACATCTAAGTTTCGCAGACCAATATCTGTATCAATTAAGCAAACCTTTTTGCCTAGAAGAGCTAATGATGTTCCTAAATTGGCAGACGTAGTTGTTTTCCCAACGCCGCCTTTTCCAGATGTAATTACGATTGCCTCTCCCACGATTAGAGTCCCCCTTCTAATCTATTAAAATTTGGTCTATATTTCCTCAGTACATGTAGCTTATCTATAATAATT from Peribacillus asahii carries:
- a CDS encoding M23 family metallopeptidase — translated: MQKDSLGSYVFIIGLQVYSGQVHHKFVKEAWDLQGGDGGMDNRRKNIRDRIEKRRKISERKTEGAWRHVDNHDEDLYTYTAYESSPDHPLFKKEYFLFKMLAAVCLFLIIAVIFKHPSQQLDTARDYVSKTMEQDFQFASISSWYESTFGKPIAFLPQEKENETETVNESYALPATAKITQTFETNGEGIIVETTKGSMVSAINEGFVTFAGVKEGIGKTIIVQHENKSESWYGQLESFDVGLYEPIKKGQQIGQVTGSEDGSKGTFYLAIKENGAFIDPKQVISFE
- the minD gene encoding septum site-determining protein MinD, with the translated sequence MGEAIVITSGKGGVGKTTTSANLGTSLALLGKKVCLIDTDIGLRNLDVILGLDNRIIYDLVDVVEERCKIHQALIKDKHFEDLLYLLPAPQTRDKSAVNEEQMCKLINDLKPDYDYIIIDCPAGIEQGFRNAIAGADKAIIVTTPERPAVYDADRIIGLLEKEEHIEAPKLIINRIRGHLLNEDEEMDINGVTDFLKVDLLGIIPDDDQVIVAANRKEPIAYDPNNRVSIAYRNIARRILGESIPLTPIGEERKGFIAKVKKFFGARV